From Medicago truncatula cultivar Jemalong A17 chromosome 7, MtrunA17r5.0-ANR, whole genome shotgun sequence, a single genomic window includes:
- the LOC112416312 gene encoding uncharacterized protein: MTHREWMHDSTKQSKDYIEGVNRFLEFAFRNSKTNKILCPCTHCANYHKGSRTSVREHLIDPRRGFVKGYRQWVFHGEDPKTSSQTTEHAEMEHDMDGLINDVFRANLMEKAALDEGERNPQVGENSKFYQLVKENEEMLYPNCKKYSKLSFMVHLFHLKCLNGWSDKSFSMLLDLLRDALPEGNILPNSYYETKMISGLGLGYEKIHACPNDCILYRDKYVNDQVCPKCGTSRWKTTNEDVQANGMETSDKRKNLPTKILRWFPLKPRLQRLFMSSEVAESMRWHHKGRLNDGSLRHPADSLAWKDFAERYPMFSSDARNVRLGLASDGFNPFKTMSINHSTWPVILIPYNLPPWMCMKQSFFMLSLLIPGPKGPGNNVDVYLQPLIEELQDLWANGIETFDAYKRETFQLRAAITWTINDFPAYANLSGWSTKGQYACPCCGIETTSRWLKHGGKFCYMCHRRWLAPKHKWRLNSKDFDGTRELRKPPRRLHGDAILSQINECLEEGLEDGAQPCKKKSIFFTLPYWKYNVLHHNLDVMHIEKNVCDNIIGTLLNQEGKSKDNYKARADLVDMGIRSMLHPQPSPNSSTMRLPRACYQMTNKEKDAFLSILKNVKCPDECSSSIPRCVQVKQRKIFGLKSYDCHVLMQVLLPIALRGSLSDKSLQL; this comes from the coding sequence ATGACGCATAGAGAGTGGATGCATGATTCGACAAAACAAAGTAAAGATTATATTGAAGGGGTTAATCGATTTCTTGAATTTGCTTTtcgaaattcaaaaaccaacaaaatattGTGCCCTTGTACACATTGTGCTAATTATCACAAAGGGTCTCGCACAAGTGTCCGTGAACACTTAATTGATCCACGGCGTGGATTCGTTAAAGGTTATAGGCAATGGGTATTTCATGGTGAGGATCCTAAAACTTCAAGTCAAACAACTGAACATGCAGAAATGGAGCATGACATGGATGGattaattaatgatgtttttAGAGCTAATTTGATGGAAAAGGCAGCTTTGGATGAAGGTGAAAGAAATCCACAAGTCGGAGAAAATAGTAAGTTTTACCAATTAGTGAAGGAGAATGAGGAAATGCTCTACCCTAACTGTAAGAAGTATAGCAAGCTATCATTTATGGTACATTTGTTTCATTTGAAGTGTCTAAATGGATGGAGTGACAAGTCATTCTCTATGTTGCTAGATTTATTAAGAGATGCTTTACCGGAAGGGAACATTTTGCCGAATTCATACTATGAAACAAAGATGATTTCAGGGTTAGGTTTGGGGTATGAGAAGATCCATGCTTGTCCGAATGATTGCATATTATATCGAGATAAATATGTCAACGATCAAGTTTGTCCAAAATGTGGTACGTCAAGGTGGAAAACAACTAATGAAGATGTACAAGCTAATGGAATGGAAACTTCTGATAAGAGAAAGAACTTACCTACTAAGATCCTTCGATGGTTTCCATTGAAACCAAGGCTGCAAAGGTTATTCATGTCCTCTGAAGTTGCTGAATCAATGAGATGGCACCATAAGGGTAGATTGAATGATGGCTCTCTTAGGCATCCAGCTGATTCCCTTGCTTGGAAGGATTTTGCAGAACGATATCCAATGTTTTCGTCAGATGCTCGTAATGTTCGATTAGGACTAGCTTCTGACGGGTTCAACCCTTTCAAGACTATGAGTATTAATCATAGCACTTGGCCCGTCATTCTTATTCCTTATAATCTTCCTCCTTGGATGTGCATGAAACAATCATTCTTCATGTTATCACTATTAATTCCAGGTCCAAAAGGTCCTGGAAACAACGTTGATGTTTATCTACAACCATTAATAGAAGAGTTGCAAGATTTATGGGCTAATGGAATTGAAACATTTGATGCTTACAAGAGGGAGACATTTCAACTTCGTGCTGCTATAACGTGGACAATCAATGACTTTCCAGCATATGCTAACCTGTCTGGATGGAGTACTAAAGGTCAATATGCATGTCCATGTTGCGGTATTGAAACTACCTCACGTTGGTTAAAGCATGGTGgaaaattttgttatatgtGCCATCGTCGTTGGTTAGCTCCTAAACATAAGTGGAGATTGAATAGTAAGGATTTTGATGGAACACGGGAGTTAAGGAAACCTCCTAGAAGACTTCATGGGGATGCTATTTTAAGTCAGATAAATGAATGTTTAGAAGAAGGTCTAGAAGATGGGGCACAACCTTGCAAAAAGAAAAGCATTTTCTTCACATTGCCGTATTGGAAATATAATGTATTGCATCACAATCTTGATGTGATGCACattgaaaaaaatgtttgtgaTAACATCATTGGTACATTGTTAAACCAAGAGGGAAAATCTAAAGATAATTATAAGGCGCGAGCTGATCTTGTAGATATGGGCATAAGGAGTATGCTTCATCCTCAACCAAGCCCCAATAGTAGTACAATGCGTTTGCCTAGAGCATGTTATCAAATGACTAACAAGGAAAAAGATGCTTTTCTAAGCATCCTCAAGAATGTAAAATGTCCAGATGAATGCTCATCAAGCATCCCACGATGTGTGCAAGTCAAGCAACGCAAGATATTTGGCTTAAAAAGTTATGACTGCCATGTTTTGATGCAAGTGCTTCTTCCAATAGCATTAAGGGGTTCATTGTCGGATAAGTCACTTCAGCTTTGA